The sequence below is a genomic window from Dictyostelium discoideum AX4 chromosome 5 chromosome, whole genome shotgun sequence.
TCAATACAATTATTATGGAAATACACATACGACCAACTTTTtgtcaaaattcaaaaattaaaagatccaAAAGGCCGTGATACAATGCAAAGATTCCATGCTAGATGTCTTCCGATTAATCATCTACACAACAAAGTTTGCCCCATTTGCAACaatgaaatgaataatgaTCCCTATGgtcatttgtttttcaattgtcAGCACACAATCAACTCCATTAACCAcgacaaattaaaatattttatatataaaaattgcaATGGAAACAAAAACTGGTCACTAACAAAAAaccaaacaacaaaattataCACACTCATCTATAAAccacaaacaaacaacaaagcATTTAAACCAGATCCaactatcaatattaattttcattttgcaGAAAACgcacaatataaaaaatacagGTTCAACTGGAATTATATAAACACAAATCTTGATCTAGTCAGAACACATGCATATTGGAACATAATCTCATTAGTTATTCACCAAATATGGATATGGTTATgcaaatcattatttgacaTCAATATaactcaatcaattgataattggaACAACCAAATAAACAACACAACACTAGATtatgatatattaaaatcaaaatggcACAAGCTAATAAGATTGGAATATTCAAGAACTTTATCAAACTTTAACCAatactcaattaaaaacaacCTCACAAAAACTCAAAAAGAAACCCAATGGTCTGAAaccatcaaaaaatttaaaaaagaatggagCATAAACACAAATGAACCAATTCCAACAATTacaccaccaattaattattaattacctaatctaaaataacatactattttaaattcacaaaaactaaaaaacctaaaataaataaataaaaataacatactAATTGTATACtacaatagtttatttatatcaaaaaaaaaaaaaagactcCCATTTAACTACTCGGATTGTAatctatttaataattcatcataTTGCAAACACAgcaataatttttaatccATAATACactatattttaaaattgaaattaaataacccATAATGCActatgttttaaaattgaaactcaaatattaaactattaatttatctttaatggataataataaacatacAATACATTGAGAAATCTATTGGATTAACACTGATTAaacaatattataaataatataatcaattaaaaccaaTATTTTATGACAATCATTCTTTTTTCTGGATAAAGatataaaactttattttgtttagattattagttattaatttttttacaacATTCACTGAAATgtttaattgtatttaaagcttgtttttcatttgagAATGGACCTGTTAATCTAAATACAGAGGAGCAAGAAACATAGTTTAAACACATATCATAAAGTTCTgggttatttaatttcatttcatcAAAATCTggtaaacaattaatttgttttgcTAATTGATCAGAAAATAAAACATAATCACCAAATGGGAATAATGTCTTCATTTTTGCATttctaatttcattaattttaattatatcttGTCCCATTTCTTTTTCTGAAGGTAAATCTATTAATCCAGAAAATACATAGTTAATCCATCTAGATTGAAGTTCCAatacttttttataaaaaaaaaaaaaaaaaaaaaattagattaatattaaaattattattataattattattttattattattattaatattattattattaaaataattacatGAATAAAATGGAGTACCAAAAATTCCAACTAAACctaaatttttaactttatgaggaaaagtaaaattatataataaacatGGTACATAATTATCATTTggattaaatgataatttttctaaaatttctttttcaaaaaatgaaaaatttaaatgataaccAGTTGCAAAGataatttcatcaaattcaatattaattattgattgatCCAATTGATTTAAGAATTCCaatgatttatcatttgaattatttaatagatGATTTGATAAACATTGAATTTTACcttgtttaatattatcaatatagGAATCGATAcaagtaaataaaatttgaaatggtTTATCAAAATTAGTTTCATCATTTTGATAACTTGGttcattacaattattaccaGATAATTGTTGTAAGAATTTATTCATTGCAAGGTTATATTCATTTTCAGGTAAATCTTTCATTTTATAAGAATTGGCTCTTAAACAGATGATTAGGTCCACTGGAacaccattatcattttcatcgatttcattaccatttccttttaatatatttttaattcttttactATTTGAAGGTATTGCccattcatttaattttccTTCACCATAGAGATAAACACTTTGACAACCTGAATTACAAAGTTCTGAAGCAATTTGTAAACCAGTACATGATTTACCAACAACTAAAACTCTTTTACCAATATATTCATTTGGTGATTTATATTGATTTGAATATCTATATCCACcagtaaaattttttaatggttCCATTGGAAATTGTCttggtttattattcattCCATTACCAACAattaagaaatcaaaaatttttgattcaCTTTTTTTACTTGAGGAATCTGTCCATTGGACTAaccatttattattttcgaGTTGTTTTACTTTTTCAACAGTACTACCAAATTTGATACAATTTAAAAGTCCAAAATGATTTGCATAATTTGATAGGTATTGATGAACTTTTTTTGGTGATAAAAATAGATCTTGATCTTCTGGATGTTGGAAATCTGAAAATGTCATTGAAAAATGAGATACATTGGTATGCATTGAATCCCAAGGTATAGCTTCATCAAGTGACCAAACTCCACCaaatgtttcttttttttcaaaaacagTTGGTTCTAAACCACATTCTAATGCTGATTTACATGATGTTAAACCTGATGGACCACTTCCAATTATACAAACTGTTTCACATctattcattttaaaaataataaaaatagaatttttttttttttttttatactaaaaaaaaatttttttttttttttttttttgattttataaatcttttaaaaactGAAACGactttttataataataaaaaaaaaaaaaacggttttagattttaatttttaaaatatcttttttttttttgaaaattttattttatttttttttttttttttcaaaaaaattttcaattattaaatctggGGTGGTTaggatatttttaaatttattatttattttttacaattaaaccaatataatgaaaaagaaattaataaattaaaaaaaaaaaaaacaatacatTTTTTAGTattcttaaaaaataaaataaaaaaaaaaaaaataaaaaaaaaaaaaatatgatataatttaaaaggagatgaaaaaaaaaaaggaataaaaaaagaaaacgataataaaattttatttaaaattaaaagtttatttatttattcatttatttatgtattattaaaatctagTAATTTTTGGtcttaaatgtttttttaaaaaattcaattatcataattttaataaaaagaaaaacataaatatattaatagatttatttttatttatatttatatttttatttatatttttatttttattttatttttatttttatttttatttttatttttatatttaagtttttatttttatatttaagtttttattttatactattttaaaatcaattttcatttattattcaCTATCATATTAATATTCACTGTAATCCTCACCACCTCCACAGTGGTCATCATAATCTTCATCATAATCTTCATATTCTTGatcaagatttaaaaaattttgaataaaatctGAATATGAACGAGATATTTTATTTgcctttttttaataatgtttcagatttttctttattttcataacctttacaatttaataaCATATCAGAGTaagaaataattgatttgataaAACTATATTTAACACCCAATTCGTAATAGTATTCACTCTTTTCTAAATCTATATCTATACCATCAATAccaaattgaaataaataaccAAGTGAATTCAAAGACTCTAAAACATATATATTTGAATCTGTAAAGAATGAGCTATCACCATAATCATCttgatcatcatcatcaaaatgAAGTGGTTTAAGACTTGCTtcatataataatgataaaccaATGTTTGAatctttctttaatttatctacaccaacaccaattaaatataatgttGAAAGATGAAAAAACCCATTTGATATATTactttctttaattgattttgaaaaatatttatatgcATTTCTATAATCTTCATATTCAAACATATACTCTTCAccaacattatttaaatgattaattGTAATACGATTTTGACTTAAACTAGTTGAAATCATTTCTTCAACCATACCCAATTGATCGATTAGTATTGGTAAATAGCCTTTAAAGaatgaattgaatttatGTTTTTCAATGAATAATTTAGCTTCATTTTCAAAGTTTCTAATATCACCAAATAAAGTTGAATTTctataattcaatttttcatttaccaattttttaaaatcagttACCTCTTTACATGATGGATTTAATTGATCAGCAGCTCctaaaaattgaattgattcattatattttccttgaaatgataaaatttgaGATAATCTAAAATAACTACGATAAAACAATGGTGATTGTTTCATTGATTCAAATGAGTCAATTTTACTTTCTTCCAAGAGTGATCTAAATTCATTtggttcaaaattatttaactCTCTTGATAAATGCACTTTTTCATATCCTTTTAATGAACTTAACttataatattcaaattttgaaattgatctatttaaataaagtaatgattttaattcacATAAATCCATACCacttttttcaattggtgattctttattataaccatttaattgatcaataCCCTTTGTATAATATTCAATTgctaaattataatttttttttgtatattcaatattaccaagttcttttaatttaattgattcttcaattttattttctttttttgttgtgatttttgaggttgttgttgttgttgttgttgttgttgttgtattagtgttagttttatttgataaatttgatttggaatttggaattttattagttgattgttgtggtttttgaatatttactATATCCAtagtttcaattgattgaattgtaTCTTCTAATTCaccttttaaataatcattcatttcaattaaaatattaattaaattttgttttatattttttaattcactttcttcaattttaaaatctttaattaatataacttttttaaaaattataaaaaaaaaaaaaatattgttaattttataattattaatttatttttaaaagtaaattaattaattaacttacaattatcattaatttgattaatacttgaaatttgtttattttcaaatgataatttttctttatcattaattttggtaaaattgaaattaattaaaagtgatgataataattgtacATTGAAAGAATTGAGGTTTCCATTTgaaataatacttttttgataaaaattatGGTCATTTGTTAAACAATTTGAATTGGTAAAGTGAGGATTCATACAAaggaatttataaattaactCTCCATACTCTTTACAATCTACCCAAGGtttaccaatttcaattaaccaacgttctttaaatttattttctaaaatttgtttaatcttgatattaataatatttgataatttaaaataattaataatattatttttcatttttttttttttttttttttttttattattatttattaagaaAGAGAGAGAGGGAGAGAatatatttgtaaaaaaaaaaaaaaagaggaaataataataataaaaaaaaaaaaattaaaaaataaaaatacaaaaaaaaataaaaaaaaaaaaaaaaaaaaaaaagtgttttgAACAACACCACatttggaaattaaaaaaaaaaaaaaaatataaaaaaaacagtaataacacattttttttttttgttttttttattttatacgAAAAAAAGTGCACTGAGagtgaaataaataatgtttttttttttgttttgcttttttttttttagattaacCAAATTTTGggaaataattcattattgtTTTCCAGTAACTTTCTGGATGGGTTGAAcaatgattttgataaaaatgtaTAAATAGTGTTCTAATTTGAGTAAGTCTTTGTTTTCTTCTTTCTTCAATCTCTTTGAAACTTAATGATTGACTATGATGACTATGTTGttcatttatatttgatgttgattttgatttttcattattattattattttgattttgattttgattttgattttgattttgattttgattttgattttgaccAACTTTATtaagattattaatttgatttactttattatttggttgatttttggtattaatttgattttttaaagtatcaaaatatttattttcaaaagagAAAGCATTATCCCAACTTTGAGCTAAGCAATCACtatcattatcttcatcatctgaaACCAATTTATGAGATTTATCCTCTTCAGTCTCTTCACTTTGTTCACTACCAGTGAAACTACTAGATGGATGATAATTCTTTGGAGttgaaccaccaccactattcAATGAAccaataattcttttttcagTGAATGAACCCATCAATTGCCAACTACCACCAATTTCTGGTTCAACTTGAATATCATCATCTGATCCTCTTCTTCTCTTTGGTCCATTTGGTACATCCATTGGTATACTCGTACCTGAAGTTGCTGGTGATGTATGTAATTGGTGATGACCATGATGACCATGATGTCCATGATGTGATTGTTTAATCATAATAGATGATGATCCAAAACTACCagctatattattattactattcaTTGGTGAGTGAGAAATTGGTGTTGGCGGAGCtgatgtattattattattggtactATTATTggtactattattgttagtgttattattattattaaaattattattattattattattaccaacttTATTCAtaccaataaataattttggagAATTATTTTGAGGAGTTACTGGTGCAGATTGAGAAATATCAATACCTTTTGTATTCCAACTACTTGGTGAAGAGTTTTTGTGTCCAccaatattactattattattactatttgatttgtttgatttgtttatattttttacattattattattattattattattgtctacaatattttttctatctacataattatttacaatctCTAATGGTTGTtgagaatttgaatttttacgATTACCAGTTGGAGTATtacctttattatttacagattgttgtgattgtgcTTGTTGTAACTGTTGTTTTAGTAATCCCAtaccactattatttgtagtttgttgtttttcttgtTGTTTATCTTGTTGTttatcttgttgttgttgttgatttaatttattaaaagtatGAATTGAAAAATCCATTGAAGAGATGAAATCCAAGAAATAAAAAcagaaataaaatatatctTCACCTTTACCAGCTCTATCACAAAGTTGATGAGAGAATAAGAACCAATCGTAGGCAACCGTTAAAAAGAGCATTTCCCAATCCTTTAAAGATTGATGAACCTCACCATCAGCCCAAAGACTGATTCTAAGTAATGAAATAAACAATGGTGTTCTATCCCATCCAGATATACAATGAACTAATAAACCAGATGGGTTATTATCATCAGAtacatattttaataataacttgaaataattttgtgttaaatttactattaaaaagagaaaaaaaaaaaaaaaaaataatagttaatatatatctattttttttttatttttttattttttaatattaatatactTACTTAAATCCCAAGTTTTATAAGATTCCCATGGTATCATTGGTAATTGATGATCTGgatgtaaatttaattctgcTGGATCTTCAATACCATCccaagaataaaataaatcttttccACAATGTTGATTTCTATTAAAATCTGCAAAAAATTCTACACCAGGATAAGGAGTAGAAGAAATTACAAAATCTTGATATCTTCGATGCATATCAACTTTTTCTGATGAACAAACAAAGAAAccaaaccttttttttttttttttaaaaaaataaaaaataaaaataaaggttaatgaaatttgtttttattataattattattattatttattacttactttttctttttattttcaaccaTTAAATCACAAATGTATctaatatttaaatgtttaataACTAGAATATCATTATTTCTAAGATGTTCCATatctaattgttgttgtgccTGTTGTTGTCGTATTTGAGTTGACTGTTGTTGTGCTTGTTGTTGATCATGTTGGCCTTCAACATGTGAATCATGATGTTGATAATGTTGATTAATAACTGAAGAAGTCATTGtactatcatttttatttaatctatcaatatcaattgaatctTCAATCATACTATTAGTAAttggattattttgattattattattattattattttgattattattattattattaatttgattattattattattttgattattattattattttgattattattattattactaaacATTATAGATTGTGATAAAGAAGAAGTTGTTGGAGATGGAACAGAagaaaattgttttttcattGAATTAACACCAGATTGAAACATATATTCAATCTTTTGAGAGAGTGTTGAGGATCTACAAAGATTTTTATGATGATAAAATATAACTGGAAATGGGAATCTTGTTCTTACACGTGCAAATCTAGATTGATCCAataatttttctaaattacGAGAGAGTTCTGGATGAACGTGtttattcttttctttaCATACTTTACATCCTGTCTCTAACTCGTGttcaataaaaattaaatctggTGGGTATGTTGCGCATAATTCACcttctttattattgattaatgatattttataatctttttcaaataatgtatttacaatttcttgatatttaaataattccttgtttttttgttttgttgttgttttgttttaaattaattaaataataaaaaaaaaaaaaaattatttaatattaatatatataattatataatattaataataattattttaaacttACTTCATCTCTTTTACCAGGGAATGGTTGTTTATATCTTCTAAAATGAGCAAACATTTCGGCTAATTCAGATGCCAATGAATCACCACATGCAAGCGAGGGGTTAACTTCAAAAGAGTTCATTGTATTGGCATCGTTTGTCGTATTATCACCATTTGACGATATATCTTCAGAGACAACTATAGATGGTTCATCATCGTCATTGCTATTGAttgtgttattattataggaAACGAATTCTCTCTACTTATATTgcaagtattattattactactgctgtcactattattattattgtttttattattattattattattgttattattattattattactgctgctgttactactactaccactactatcgTTTTCGACAGATTTTTTAGGGGATTGTGAACAAGGTGTATTTGAAGGCTTtattgaagaaattaattgttcTGTTGTTGAGGATGGTGGTGTGCTAGAGGTAATTACCATTTTAAtggatttgtttttttaatgagGTGAAAGTAATTGAGCGTATTCCTAGTGtgtgtctttttttttttttttttttttttttttNNNNNNNNNNNNNNNNNNNNNNNNNNNNNNNNNNNNNNNNNNNNNNNNNNNNNNNNNNNNNNNNNNNNNNNNNNNNNNNNNNNNNNNNNNNNNNNNNNNNTTCAAATAATGTATTTACAATTTCttgatatttaaataattccttgtttttttgttttgttgttgttttgttttaaattaattaaataataaaaaaaaaaaaaaattatttaatattaatatatataattatataatattaataataattattttaaacttACTTCATCTCTTTTACCAGGGAATGGTTGTTTATATCTTCTAAAATGAGCAAACATTTCGGCTAATTCAGATGCCAATGAATCACCACATGCAAGCGAGGGGTTAACTTCAAAAGAGTTCATTGTATTGGCATCGTTTGTCGTATTATCACCATTTGACGATATATCTTCAGAGACAACTATAGATGGTTCATCATCGTCATTGCTATTGAttgtgttattattattatttggtattaTTGGTGATATTGGACTTGGAATATCttcattgttattactattattattattattattatttacatttggtTCATATgatacttttttaaattgctTTGGTATATATGTATTttcgttattattattattattattattattattattattattattgttattgttattagtACAATTATAgctttcatttattaaaatttcggatttagaatttaatatCTCTTCATTTCTgctgttgttattattattgtcacaactattattattattactattattataggTTTCATTATTCTCTTCTACAGCAACTGCTTCTTCTAATGTTAAATCCATCATGAAAGGAAACGAATTCTCTCTACTTATATTgcaagtattattattactactgctgtcactattattattattattattgtttttattattattattattattattattgttattattattattattattattactgctgttactactactaccactactatcgTTTTCGACAGATTTTTTAGGGGATTGTGAACAAGGTGTATTTGAAGGCTTtattgaagaaattaattgttcTGTTGTTGAGGATGGTGGTGTGCTAGAGGTAATTACCATTTTAAtggatttgttttttaatgaGGTGAAAGTAATTGAGCGTATTCCTAGTGtgtgtctttttttttttttttttttttttttggtttttttttttttttaatttatttattattttttttttttattttttctatttttttttatattttttattttatttttttttttttttattttggtttttttgagtttaacttaataaaaaaaaaaataaaaaaaaataaaaaaaaataaaaaataaaaattaaaaaaaaaaaaaaaaaaaaaaaaataaaataaaataaaataaaaaaaaaaataaagataaacctgaaaaagagaaatgattatttaaatatacctcttttttttttaagatttaattttatatgtattcaatattttttattttaaaatttaaatatccaTTTACAAaccaattttcaaaattattattcaagTTATCCAATAAAAATAGGCAATTTTCAATGACTAAAAAGGAAATACCATAAAGTTAAGATAGAATTAAATACATAATTAaggaattgatttttttattttttttttttttattggaattgtttaatttaacCTAATGTTATTTTTCTGAAttctatttaattatttttacattttttgaaACATAAGGTTCAATTTGATGTTTAAAACTTGTGAAAACTTTTACTTCCTTTacagtattaggaattgaaccaattattaattcttgtttaataTCGCCTAAACGCAACGATTCAACACCATCTGGTAATATACCtggtgttaatttttgattgaatccatcTTTTAAAGTAACACGAGTTacagtattaggaattgaaccaattattaattcttgtttaataTCGCCTAAATACAAGGATTTAACACCATCTGGTAATATACCtggtgttaatttttgattgaatccatcTTTTAAAGAGACAAGAGTTacagtattaggaattgaaccaatcattaattcttgtttaataTCGCCTAAATACAACAATTTAATACTATCTGGTAATATACCtggtgttaatttttgattgaatccatcCAATAAAGAGACATGAGTTacagtattaggaattgaaccaatcattaattcttgtttaataTCACCTAAATACAAGGATTTAACGCCATCTGGTAATATACCAggtgttaatttttga
It includes:
- a CDS encoding hypothetical protein (Similar to hypothetical protein FLJ22405), which translates into the protein MNSFEVNPSLACGDSLASELAEMFAHFRRYKQPFPGKRDEVKGELCATYPPDLIFIEHELETGCKVCKEKNKHVHPELSRNLEKLLDQSRFARVRTRFPFPVIFYHHKNLCRSSTLSQKIEYMFQSGVNSMKKQFSSVPSPTTSSLSQSIMFSNNNNNQNNNNNQNNNNNQINNNNNNQNNNNNNNQNNPITNSMIEDSIDIDRLNKNDSTMTSSVINQHYQHHDSHVEGQHDQQQAQQQSTQIRQQQAQQQLDMEHLRNNDILVIKHLNIRYICDLMVENKKKKFGFFVCSSEKVDMHRRYQDFVISSTPYPGVEFFADFNRNQHCGKDLFYSWDGIEDPAELNLHPDHQLPMIPWESYKTWDLINLTQNYFKLLLKYVSDDNNPSGLLVHCISGWDRTPLFISLLRISLWADGEVHQSLKDWEMLFLTVAYDWFLFSHQLCDRAGKGEDIFYFCFYFLDFISSMDFSIHTFNKLNQQQQQDKQQDKQQEKQQTTNNSGMGLLKQQLQQAQSQQSVNNKGNTPTGNRKNSNSQQPLEIVNNYVDRKNIVDNNNNNNNNVKNINKSNKSNSNNNSNIGGHKNSSPSSWNTKGIDISQSAPVTPQNNSPKLFIGMNKVGNNNNNNNFNNNNNTNNNSTNNSTNNNNTSAPPTPISHSPMNSNNNIAGSFGSSSIMIKQSHHGHHGHHGHHQLHTSPATSGTSIPMDVPNGPKRRRGSDDDIQVEPEIGGSWQLMGSFTEKRIIGSLNSGGGSTPKNYHPSSSFTGSEQSEETEEDKSHKLVSDDEDNDSDCLAQSWDNAFSFENKYFDTLKNQINTKNQPNNKVNQINNLNKVGQNQNQNQNQNQNQNQNQNNNNNEKSKSTSNINEQHSHHSQSLSFKEIEERRKQRLTQIRTLFIHFYQNHCSTHPESYWKTIMNYFPKFG